The genomic window CGCGGCGCCGGTGTCGATCACCTTCCGCAGCAGCGACGCGACACCACCCACGTTGCCTCCCGTCACCCCGTCGCAACTGCCGACACCGGGCGTGGCCGAGGCCATCGCTTCGCTGCTGACGCGCTTGACCGCCTGCTACGCGCTGCCGCTGTCGCAACGTGTGAATGCACCCAACGACACGGCTGCAGTGACGGGTGGACCGGCCAACGTCATCGCGCCGGCGTGTCGCACCGTGTTCTTAGGCGACGACCCGGCCAGCTACCTCAGCGGCAGCAGCAAAGTCGGGCGCGACATCAATAACGCCGGATCGTTCGCGGGCCTGTTTCGCCCCGGTGCCACCGGCGTGGTGTTCGACCAGGGCGCCATCGGCTTCTACCGCCCCAACGGCGACGTGGTGCTGAAATACCACACGATTGACGTGCTGGGCAACGCGACCTTCGACACGCTGGTCGCACGCCCGGTCGGTGGTGTGCTGAAGCTCATCGGCAACCAGTATGTCTACAGCGCCAGCGTGCGGCCGTCCGTCGAAGACAGGGAGTTCATCAACTCGCCGGCCTTCGATTACGTGGCGACGGGCTACAACCTGTTCGTCGCCAACATCAACGACAGCGGTGGCAATCCACTGTTCGCCAAGGTGCTGGTCACCGCGCCCGATGGCCAGGTCTACACGCTGAAACCAACCGTCGGCAACTCATACCTGGGGCTGACAAACTCGGCGGGCGTCCTTGTCAGCGTGACCTCGATCCTGCGTCTGGCAGCGCTGTACAGGAACAGCGCAACGGCAGGCAATCCGGCGGACAGGGAAGGCAGTGTGTTCCTCGGCCCGGCGCAACTGAACGACGCGCAACTGGTCGCGCTGCGCGACGAAGGCGTGTGGTCGATGGAGTTCTTCCACGTCGATGCGACCAAGCCGAACGTGGTGCAGAGCTACCGCACCCTCAAGCGTGCGCCGACGCGGGGCGAAACCCTGCAGATCAGGTTCCTCGCGCTAACGCCGGAGGCGCGGTCCACGCTGGTGTCGATCACGTCGGTCAGCAAGTCGCTCACCTTCGGTGCAACCAGCGCGACGGTGCCCAACGTGTTCGACTTCAGCATCGCCGGACAACCCGCCTGGTCTGTTCCCGAAGGCAGCGTGCCAGCCATCAACTTCGCGATCTTTGGCCGCGCTCCGACCGTGGGCGGAGTAGCTGGCGCCCGATTCGACGATGGTGCAGGCCTAGCGTCCCAGGCACGCACGGCCAAGGTGCTCTGCACGCCGCAAAGCATTGGCGATCCACATTGCGATACCGCCGCCACCGGCGTATTGCAGTACGCGCAGGGCACAAGCTTCAACTACATGCAACTGAACTCGCGCAGTCGGGACCAGCTCGAGCTGTTCAAGGGCATCGCGTTCTATACGTACACACCATGAAAGTTGCCATGCGCGCACCTTCGAATTCACCGCTCCAGATGGCCGGCCTCGCGCTGCTGTGGGCGCTGGGCGCTGGCGCCGCAGCAGCGGCCGAACCAATCGTCAGCGCGCAGGAACTCATCGATAAAGGCGCTCTTCGGCTGCCGGCCGATGCGGTGAAGGCTCTACTGGCAGCAGGGGCGGGCATCGAAACGATCGCGCCGGCCAGCGGCAATACGCGGCGCTGGACCAACGAACCCGACGGCAACTTCGTTGCTTCGAGCAGGGGAAAGCTGGGAACGAACTCGACCGCCCAAGGGACCTGGAAGGTGACCGACGGCGGCCTCTACTGTGTCGAAATTGCGTGGAAGGGCGGCGGCGAGCAGTGGTGCCGTGCCGTCTATCGACTCGACTCCGCGACCTATCTGGCGCCAGCGGATCTGCCAAAGAACGCTGACAAACAGTACGGGATGTTGACGGTCGCTGGACAGGCCGGCGCGGTCGCTGCCGCAATGGCCAGCGCGCCCATCTCGGTTGCCGCGCCCATCTCGGTTGCCGCGCCCGTCGCGGTTGCCACGCCCGCCTCCACCGCACCGTCGGCCGCAGCAGCGGCCAAGGGCGCGCGAAGCTACCTGGACAAGGCACAGGTCGAACAGACATTCATCGGCAAGTCGATGGTCTTCAAACGCGGCAACGAAATGGTGCAATGGGAGCTGCGGGCCGACGGCCAGCTGTTCGCAACCAATCGCACACGCGGGAGCCGGGACGCAGCCGCATGGCAGCTCGCCGACGACGGCAAGCTGTGCGTCAAGTGGCGCGGCAGCTCGCAGGACGGCTGCCGCTACTACTACAAAGAGGGTGACAAGTTTTCGATCACCGAAACCAATCAGCCCAATGCCGCAGCCGTAGCCGAGATACAGGAAATTCAGTAGCCGCGGCCGAGGCCGGGCGACCCAAGCGCACGCTCAGACCGCACCCGCCAGCGCAGGCTCGCTGGTGTAGCTGCGCACCAGCCGCAGCAACTCGTCTTCGGAATATGGCTTGCCGAGGTAGTGATTGACCCCCAGTGTGCGAGCGTGGTCGCGGTGCTTCTCGGCGATGCGCGAGGTGATCATGATGATCGGCAGGTCGGCCAGCGACGCGTCGGCGCGAATGTTGCGCGCCAGGTCGAAGCCGTCCATCCGCGGCATCTCGATGTCCGACAGCACGACCGAGGGCCGCTCCTGCTGCAATCGTTCGAGTGCCTGCAGACCATCGGCCGCCAGCGCGACCCGATAGCCTTCGCGTTGCAGCAGGCGCTGCGTCACGCGGCGCACGGTGATCGAGTCGTCGACCACCAGCACCAACGGCACTTGCGCGGGTGCTTGCGGCAACATGACGACCTGCGCCGTACCGCCTTCGGCCGAGCCCGCCACACGGGCTGCTTCCGCACCGACGCCACCCGCAGCCTGCAGCTGCCGTGCCAGCTCGCCATGCACCGCCGCCAGCGCGACCGGGTTGTAGAGCAGCGCGACCGCGCCCGATGCCAGCACAGAGATGCCCGCCATGCCCGGCAACCGCGAGAGTTGCGGGCCAAGGTTCTTGACCACGACTTCCTGGTTGCCCAGCACTTCGTCCACATGCAGCGCCACGCGTTGCGCCGCGCTTCGCACGATGACGATGGTGTTGTGTTTGCCCGGCGCCCGCTCGCTGCGTGCCGACGATTGCAACAACGCACCCGCCCAGTAGAACGGCACCTGCTCGCTACCGAACGGGTAGCTCTGCGACAGGTAGGCCGACTCGACGTCGGAACCACTCACGCGCTGCACCAGTTCGACCAGGCTCGACGGCACGCCGATCGACACCGCGCCGGCCCGCATCATCACCACGTGCGTCACCGCGGTGGTGAGCGGCAGCACCAGCTTGAAGCTCGTGCCGGCGCCCGTCGCGGTGCGCGTTTCGATGCGACCGCCGAGCGCGGCGACATTCGCGCGAACCACGTCCATGCCGATGCCCCGGCCCGCCAGTTCCGACACCTGATCGGCCGTGGAGAAACCGGCCTTGAAAATCATCTCGGACGCTTGGTCCACCGTAAGCTGTTGGCCTTCCTCGATCAGGCCGAGTGCGCGAGCGCGAGCAGTGATGCGCTCGTGGTCGAGGCCCGCACCATCGTCCTTGAAGGTGACCGACACGTCGTTGCCTTCATGCTGCAAGTCGATGAGGATCAGGCCGCTGGCTTCCTTGCCGGCCTTTTCTCGCACGGCAGCGTCTTCGATGCCGTGGGCCACGCAGTTGCGCAGCAAATGTTCGAACGCCGGCGTCATCCGTTCAAGCACGCCGCGGTCCATCTCGATCGTGCCGCCGGTGATGTCGAGGCGCACCTGCTTGCCGGTGTCCTTGGAGGCCTGCCGCACCACGCGGTAGAGGCGGTCGGACAGACCCTCGAACTCGACCATGCGCGTGCGCAAGAGTCCGCGTTGCAGCTCGCGGGTTTGCCGTGCCTGCGCGCTCAGGTCGTCTTCCGTCGCCTGCACGGTTTTCTGCAGCGTGCGCTGCACCGTGGCCACGTCGTTGACCGACTCGGCCATCATGCGGGTCAGTTCCTGCACGCGGGTGAAGCGGTCGAACTCGAGCGGATCGAAGCCCTGTTGCGAATCCTTGGCCTGGGCCAAGCGAGACTGCATCTGGCTTTCGGCCTGCACTTCGATGTCGCGCAACTGCTGGCGCAGGCGGTCCAGGTTGCCGGTCAGGTCGCCGAGCGAACTGCGCAGCTGGCCCAGCTCGGCTTCCAGCCGCGAGCGCGTGATGATGACCTCGCCGGCCTGCGCGACCAGCCGATCGAGCAGTTGCGTACGGATGCGAACCTGCTGGGTCGACGAGGCGCGCAACGGCACCAGCGCAGACGGCGTAGGCAGTGCAGCCTTGGTTTTGGCGAGCGCAGGCGTTTCGACCGCATCGACCGCATCGACCGTATCGATTCCTTCGGAGAACAGATCCGCGTCCGCTTCCTCAGTTGCGTTCGGCAACGGCTCGGCGGGCTTGGCAGCGCTGACCAGCGGCATCGCAGCAGCGGTCGCGGCCTTCTGCGCGATCTCCGCCTGCGTTGCCGCATCGTCCGCGCGCAGGGCATCGAAGGTAGCTTGCAGACCATCGAAGCGACCCAGCAAACGCTCGACCGATGCGGTATCGGCGCCAGCGCTGCCGACGTACTCGATCTCCGATTCCATGCGGTGCGCGCGCTCGCCCAGGCGCATGGCGCCAGCCAGACGCGCGCTGCCCTTCAGGGTGTGCAGCGTGCGCAGCACCGACGCCCGCGGCGCCGTGTCTTCAGGCCGCTGAGCCCATTCGCGCAGCGCGGTACCGAGTTGCGGAAGAAGCTCTGCCGCCTCTTCTTCGAAGATGGGGAACAGGTCGACATCAACCGCGTCGGCCAGATCGATCGCGTCTTCCGAATCCTCCATCGCGACGTTGGGCACATGGGCTGCTGAGTCGGCTTCGGTCGAGGCCGAGAAGCCGGAGGGGCGATCGGCGTGCTCTGCTGGAGCCAAGACCTGTTCGACCCTGGCCTCAACAGGCTCTACCGACATCAGCGACTCGGCCACTTCGCGCAGCGCCTTGACGGTTTCATCGGCAGGCTCTTTGAGGAAGCCGGCAGCGAATTGATGAAGCAGGCGCCGGAGCTCTTCGGCCGCAGCGACCAGCACCGCGCCTTGTGCCTCGGTGCCGCTGCCTTGCATGTGCAGATGCTGCAACGCCGCTTCGAACAGGCGAGCCATGCCGGACAGGCTCTGAAAGCCGACGGTGGCCGAACTGCCCGCGAGCGAATGCGCCAATCCGATGGTCGAGTCGGCCACTTGCGTGTGCGGCTCCATCGCCCACTCGCCGACCTGGTTGGCGAGCTGGCGCGACCACTCGTCGGCTTCGTTCAGATAGACGTTGTAGAGCGCGATGCCGATGCGCAGCGGGCCGATCGCCTTGACCGCATCGTCGGCGCCCGAGGCATTGGCCGCATCGATATAGATGGAAGGCGGCACGATCTCAGGCAGCACCTCCGGCGCTTCGACCTCTGCCACGGGCTGGACGACCGGCTCGACTGGCAGCGCCATGGAGGGCTCGCCGGCCGACTTGAACAACGGCTCGTCGGACGGCCCGGACAGCAATGGACTGAACACGGGTTCGACGCCGCGCTCGAATTCCGCCGTCGATGATTCGCCGAACTCGCGGGGCGCCGAGAAAGCCGTCGTTTCGCGGCTCGGCTCCAGCGGCGACTGGGCTGTCGCGAAGAAATCGATCTCGTCGTTGCCGAGGAGGAAAGCCGGGTCGGCAACCCGATCGCGATCGCGATCGCGCTCTGGCGCCGGATCGAACTGCGTCGGCTTGGCGTCGAAATCGAGAAAGTCGGTGGATGCGAAGTCGTCGTCGGAGTGGTCGAGCCGCGGTGCAGCCGGATGATCTTCGGCGGCGTCCTTGGCTTCTTTGCCAGCTTCCTTGGCAGACGCAGGCTTCGAAAAATCGAACTCCGGCGGCGCGTCGTAGGCCGTCGTGAGGAAGTCGAGATCCGGCAATTCCGGCATCAATGCGTCGGGCTCGCTCGGCGTTGCTGTCGCTGCAGCCGGCGGCTCGGCAGCGATCTGTCGCGCCGCGATAGCCAGCGCATCGGCGTCGGCCGTACGCGTCGGCATTGCCGCGATCGGCTCGCCGGAACGCAGCGCCTCGGCCATCGTCCGGAAAGGAACAGCTTGCCAGTTGTGCGGTTCGCCGGAGGCAACGGCCTCGACCCACTTCGCGAAATCCTGCAGCGCCCTGCCGGTGCCTTCGATCAATTCCGGCGTTGCGGCGCGCTGGTCGGCGAGCCAGGTGTTCATCACCTGCTCGAAGGCCCACGCGGCTTCACCGAAGTCCATCAACCCGACCATGCGCGAGCTGCCCTTGAGCGTATGGAACGCACGGCGCAGCACTGTCAGCTCTCCGCCTTCGGCCGCGTCGCGGCGCAATGCAGACACCGCGGCCAAGCCGTTGTGCAGCACCTCGCGCGCCTCGTCCAGAAAGATGTTTTGCAGGTCTTCTTCTTCGAGCTCGGTCACCTCGGTGTCTGGCATCGAATGTTCGAGCGGCGCCGGTCCGGTGATCTTCGAGGTCCAACTGACGGTAGCGAGGCTGAACTCTTCGAGCGGGGAAACTTTCTTGCGGCTCGGCGCTGCGAGTGCGGCCAGTTTGGCCGCAATTTGTGCGTCCACTTCTTCCACGCTGAGCTTGGCGTCGTACGCGGCTTTGGCGGCGATCGGCGCTGCAGGAAGCGTTACGGAGGGCGTTGGCGAATGCGACGGAACGTCGTGCAGCACGGGCGCAGCAGCAGGCGCGATCGACACCGGCACCGGCGCTTCGGGCACCGATTCGGTTCCTTGGCGGCCCATCAACGGCTTCAGCTCGCCGGTTGCCGCGTCGAACACGAACAAACGCTTTGCCAGCGCCGGCTGGTAGCCCAGCATGTCGATCAGAAAACCGAGCGCGCCGAGGTTGTTGCCGAGCGAATCGAAGCTGCGCGTCTCTTCGGCCGACGATTCTTCGATGGTGGAATCGCGGGCCATCAGGTTGTCGACGTTGTCCCGCATGCGCTGCACGGTTTGCGCAGCCTGGTCGAGCCCGAGCACCGAGAAGACACCGCGCATTTGCAGCAGCTGGCTCGGCACGGTGCGCAACGAACTCTTGTCGCCCGGCCGACGGAAAAACTGGTCGAGCGATTTTTCAAGCTCGCTCAAATGGGAGCGCAACTCATCGACCACGGTGCCCATGGTCTGCCGATCGCTCACGCGTCGGTAGAGCTCTTCCATCCACGGTTCGAGCGGCTCCGAACGGCCGCCTTCACGCGCGCGGTCGATGCGACCTGCGAGCTGCACCGTGCGCGCGGTCAGTTGCCGATCATGCGGGTCGAGGTCTTCGAAAGCCGCTTCCAGGTACAGCACCGAGGTCGCGACTTCCATGGCGAGTTCGGTGGCCGGCGGTTGCCCGGCGCGGAGCGAATCTTCGACCGCGTTGTTCAGCGCCTGCACCATCGGTGCGCTGGGCGGATGCAGCTTGCCGAGCGACTCTCCCAACTGCGCGAAGGTGTCTGCCACCTGCCGCATGCGGGTCATGTCGCCGCCCGACAGGGCCGACCACATTTCCTTGGCGGCCTCGATGCGTTTGCGCGCCTGGACCAACACCAGCGGGTCGAAGCGACCGAACTGCTCGACGGTGTAGTCGACGTGTTGCTCGGCTTCAAGGCCCCAGGCCGCACGCACGGCGCGCAAGGTCAGGGCCTCGTCGCGGGCGGTGGGCACGGCCTGTCCGCAGAAAAACAGCAGGTCTTGCCCAAGTCGGTCCGACACGGTGTTGTCACCGCGGGCGAGCGTGGCGTACTGCAGCAGCACACGCGAGGCGGCGCGCTTGACGTACACATCGGCGGGCATCAAGGCCAGGGAAAGCGATTCGAAAAATGCGGCGGCCAACGTCCAGAAACTTCGGACGCGGGAAATGGTGGCGCCGCGCGCGAGCCCGAGGCACAGCGCACTCAAGCGACGCGCAGCAGCGTCGTCGCCGGTCTTGACGACCTTGAGCACTTCGCGGTCGAGCTTGGATCGCACCGCCGGGTCGTAAACCAGCGTGGGCTGCCGGTCGGACGCCTCGATGTCGACCCAGCGAAACGGCAGGCTCCAGAGGTCGGCCGGATGAACACGTTCGTTGCCCACCAATTCGAGCACGTCGCGGTATTGCGGAAACAGCGCGATCGGCGACACCGTCTTGCCCGACAACATGGCACTCAAAAAGTCGGTGACAGCAAAACCGGCCTTGTCGATTTTTTGTACCGCGGCTTCGTTGCAGCGCGTCGGCTCCGCGACGAAGCTCTGCACGGCGAACTCCATCGCGCCCAGCACCAGCGCCGGCGCGGCATGACCGACCATCTGCAACGCGCCCACGGCTTGATGCAGTTGCTGGCGTGCCAGCCGCAACGGCCCGGCATCGAGCTCGGGCACCGTGCCCGATTCGCGCGAGAAACGGCGCAGCGATTTGCTGACGCCGTCGATCGATTTCTGGATTTCACCCAGGACCCAGGCCAGCGGTCCAAGGTCTTCGGTGGCCGGCGCGTTGCCGGCGACATGAGCGGTGGCGGGGCTTAGAGTCGACACGATTTTTTCTCGGCGTGTATTTTTTTAACGGGCGTCGGACGTCGAACGTCGGACTGCTTAAGCGATCTTGAAACGCGACACCGACTGGCGAAGTTCTTCGGCCATGTGCGACAGCTCGCGCACCTGTTGCGCGGTGGTGCGCGTGCCTTCGCCGGTTTGCTCGGTCACCGCAAAAATGTGCTGGATGTTGGCAGCCACCACGTTGGCCGAATCGGCCTCGCGCGATGCCGATTGGGAGATCTGCTCGATCAGCTCGGCAAGGCGACGCGACACGCGGTCGATCTCCGACAGTGCGGTGCCGGCGTTGTCGGACAACTTGGCGCCTTCGACCACACCCTGCGTGGAGCGCTCCATGGCGCCCACGGCATCCTGCGTGTCGGTTTGAATCGCCTTCACCAGCGCCGAGATCTGACGCGTCGCATCGGCCGACCGCTCGGCCAGCCGCTGCACTTCTTCGGCCACTACCGAGAAGCCGCGGCCGGCTTCACCGGCCGATGCCGCCTGAATGGCCGCGTTGAGTGCCAGCACGTTGGTCTGCTCGGTAATGTCGGAAATCAGCTCGGTGATTTCACCGATCTCCTGCGACGATTCGCCGAGCCGCTTGATGCGCTTGGACGTTTCCTGGATCTGGTCGCGAATCGAGTTCATACCGCCGATGGCGTTCTGCACCGCCTGCAAGCCGGACGATGCAGCTTGCAGCGATTGCCGCGCCACCGTGGCCGACTCTTGCGCCTGCGCCGACACGCCGTTGATTCGCTCGGCCATCGTCAGCACCGACTGCCCGGTCTCGCGAATCTCGCGCAGCTGCTCGGTCGAAGCTGCCAGCAGTTCGGTCGACGTGCTTTCCACTTGCGACGTCGTTGCGGCCACGCGGGTCGCCGTGTTCTGCACGTTGCCCACCAGCAAACGCAGTTCTTCCACCGTGTAGTTCACCGAATCGGCGATGGCGCCGGTGATGTCCTCGGTCACCGTGGCTTCTTGCGTCAAGTCGCCCTCGGCCACCGTTTGCAGCTCGTTCATGAGCCGCAAAATTGCCGCCTGGTTGGCGGTGTTCACGCGGCTCGCGTCCTCGCGCATGCGCTCGGCCTCGACCCGTTCGTTCTCGGCCAAAGCAGCACGTTCGCGCCCTTCTCTCACTTGAACGAAACCGATCGCGCCAGCGAGCAGCAGTGCCGCCAGCGCCAGCACGAACAGCATTACCAGGGTGCCGGCGCCGAGGCCGGTGCGTTGCGACAGCTTGTCTTGCAGATCGCCGAGCGCGAGGCGCAGCGGTTCGCTGTCGGTCAGGATCATCGATTGCGCTTCGCGCGCCGCCACCAGGCCCTGCAGGTTTCCGAGAATGGCGCCGGCCTGGCCGCGCGTCTGCTCATACGTCTTCAGGATGGCTTCGAGTTGCTGGCGGGTCTGCGCATCGCGCGAGCCGGGCAAGCGTTGTTGCGCATTGCCGTCGAGCAGGCCGCGCGTAATTTCCTGGAAGGTGTTCAGGTCCTTGCCGAGCAGGAACACCGCATCGGGGCTCACGCCTTCGACCGTCAGAAATTCATTGGCAGACTTGCCGATCCGCTGCGTCAGCATGACCAGCTGACCGGCAGCAGAGATCTCCGGCACGGTCGCGTTCTGCTGCATCTTGAGCGACGCCACCG from Variovorax sp. PAMC28562 includes these protein-coding regions:
- a CDS encoding carboxypeptidase regulatory-like domain-containing protein; translation: MTTVRPLAACPRAPARSDRSGAFAEPSHLRRLGWAVTGAAALAVSGCGGGGGGYNFPVIGATPAPSPAPSPAPAPAPAPAPATSSLSGVAATGAAFAGAHLTVVDKTGTTVCDTTTTPQGTYNCTLPATTQAPLVITARRGDQVLYSVTASTTGGNANVTPLTTIVVSRLSPAGDPSQLAAAIKAATRVVDEASIKAGVSELLLLLKPLLDVLGDKIDPITGAFSADGTGHDRVLDSVSVSVRPDGTAANIEITLRLVPTGGTDAAPVSITFRSSDATPPTLPPVTPSQLPTPGVAEAIASLLTRLTACYALPLSQRVNAPNDTAAVTGGPANVIAPACRTVFLGDDPASYLSGSSKVGRDINNAGSFAGLFRPGATGVVFDQGAIGFYRPNGDVVLKYHTIDVLGNATFDTLVARPVGGVLKLIGNQYVYSASVRPSVEDREFINSPAFDYVATGYNLFVANINDSGGNPLFAKVLVTAPDGQVYTLKPTVGNSYLGLTNSAGVLVSVTSILRLAALYRNSATAGNPADREGSVFLGPAQLNDAQLVALRDEGVWSMEFFHVDATKPNVVQSYRTLKRAPTRGETLQIRFLALTPEARSTLVSITSVSKSLTFGATSATVPNVFDFSIAGQPAWSVPEGSVPAINFAIFGRAPTVGGVAGARFDDGAGLASQARTAKVLCTPQSIGDPHCDTAATGVLQYAQGTSFNYMQLNSRSRDQLELFKGIAFYTYTP
- a CDS encoding methyl-accepting chemotaxis protein — its product is MSSIADKFKKFLPLREDGVTVHASNAAAMSLEHTETVQPPEERTVLLRRESANEAAAVPAHAPEPPDTVVSPDGHADFAPSRNFDDVPEPLAASAGSGTGAPLAARGGLQRQQRVLAGVLAAVVLLLLLVAGSAILRAERLAQQVASTGQALMQSQRLAKSVSQALVGNVPAFTEVKESSDDLARRAQGLTAGDDSLKLERVGSQYDAELEKINPLVDRADKSAKAVLAQQQILTQVGAALRNINRQSSDLLEMTETVASLKMQQNATVPEISAAGQLVMLTQRIGKSANEFLTVEGVSPDAVFLLGKDLNTFQEITRGLLDGNAQQRLPGSRDAQTRQQLEAILKTYEQTRGQAGAILGNLQGLVAAREAQSMILTDSEPLRLALGDLQDKLSQRTGLGAGTLVMLFVLALAALLLAGAIGFVQVREGRERAALAENERVEAERMREDASRVNTANQAAILRLMNELQTVAEGDLTQEATVTEDITGAIADSVNYTVEELRLLVGNVQNTATRVAATTSQVESTSTELLAASTEQLREIRETGQSVLTMAERINGVSAQAQESATVARQSLQAASSGLQAVQNAIGGMNSIRDQIQETSKRIKRLGESSQEIGEITELISDITEQTNVLALNAAIQAASAGEAGRGFSVVAEEVQRLAERSADATRQISALVKAIQTDTQDAVGAMERSTQGVVEGAKLSDNAGTALSEIDRVSRRLAELIEQISQSASREADSANVVAANIQHIFAVTEQTGEGTRTTAQQVRELSHMAEELRQSVSRFKIA
- a CDS encoding Hpt domain-containing protein — translated: MSTLSPATAHVAGNAPATEDLGPLAWVLGEIQKSIDGVSKSLRRFSRESGTVPELDAGPLRLARQQLHQAVGALQMVGHAAPALVLGAMEFAVQSFVAEPTRCNEAAVQKIDKAGFAVTDFLSAMLSGKTVSPIALFPQYRDVLELVGNERVHPADLWSLPFRWVDIEASDRQPTLVYDPAVRSKLDREVLKVVKTGDDAAARRLSALCLGLARGATISRVRSFWTLAAAFFESLSLALMPADVYVKRAASRVLLQYATLARGDNTVSDRLGQDLLFFCGQAVPTARDEALTLRAVRAAWGLEAEQHVDYTVEQFGRFDPLVLVQARKRIEAAKEMWSALSGGDMTRMRQVADTFAQLGESLGKLHPPSAPMVQALNNAVEDSLRAGQPPATELAMEVATSVLYLEAAFEDLDPHDRQLTARTVQLAGRIDRAREGGRSEPLEPWMEELYRRVSDRQTMGTVVDELRSHLSELEKSLDQFFRRPGDKSSLRTVPSQLLQMRGVFSVLGLDQAAQTVQRMRDNVDNLMARDSTIEESSAEETRSFDSLGNNLGALGFLIDMLGYQPALAKRLFVFDAATGELKPLMGRQGTESVPEAPVPVSIAPAAAPVLHDVPSHSPTPSVTLPAAPIAAKAAYDAKLSVEEVDAQIAAKLAALAAPSRKKVSPLEEFSLATVSWTSKITGPAPLEHSMPDTEVTELEEEDLQNIFLDEAREVLHNGLAAVSALRRDAAEGGELTVLRRAFHTLKGSSRMVGLMDFGEAAWAFEQVMNTWLADQRAATPELIEGTGRALQDFAKWVEAVASGEPHNWQAVPFRTMAEALRSGEPIAAMPTRTADADALAIAARQIAAEPPAAATATPSEPDALMPELPDLDFLTTAYDAPPEFDFSKPASAKEAGKEAKDAAEDHPAAPRLDHSDDDFASTDFLDFDAKPTQFDPAPERDRDRDRVADPAFLLGNDEIDFFATAQSPLEPSRETTAFSAPREFGESSTAEFERGVEPVFSPLLSGPSDEPLFKSAGEPSMALPVEPVVQPVAEVEAPEVLPEIVPPSIYIDAANASGADDAVKAIGPLRIGIALYNVYLNEADEWSRQLANQVGEWAMEPHTQVADSTIGLAHSLAGSSATVGFQSLSGMARLFEAALQHLHMQGSGTEAQGAVLVAAAEELRRLLHQFAAGFLKEPADETVKALREVAESLMSVEPVEARVEQVLAPAEHADRPSGFSASTEADSAAHVPNVAMEDSEDAIDLADAVDVDLFPIFEEEAAELLPQLGTALREWAQRPEDTAPRASVLRTLHTLKGSARLAGAMRLGERAHRMESEIEYVGSAGADTASVERLLGRFDGLQATFDALRADDAATQAEIAQKAATAAAMPLVSAAKPAEPLPNATEEADADLFSEGIDTVDAVDAVETPALAKTKAALPTPSALVPLRASSTQQVRIRTQLLDRLVAQAGEVIITRSRLEAELGQLRSSLGDLTGNLDRLRQQLRDIEVQAESQMQSRLAQAKDSQQGFDPLEFDRFTRVQELTRMMAESVNDVATVQRTLQKTVQATEDDLSAQARQTRELQRGLLRTRMVEFEGLSDRLYRVVRQASKDTGKQVRLDITGGTIEMDRGVLERMTPAFEHLLRNCVAHGIEDAAVREKAGKEASGLILIDLQHEGNDVSVTFKDDGAGLDHERITARARALGLIEEGQQLTVDQASEMIFKAGFSTADQVSELAGRGIGMDVVRANVAALGGRIETRTATGAGTSFKLVLPLTTAVTHVVMMRAGAVSIGVPSSLVELVQRVSGSDVESAYLSQSYPFGSEQVPFYWAGALLQSSARSERAPGKHNTIVIVRSAAQRVALHVDEVLGNQEVVVKNLGPQLSRLPGMAGISVLASGAVALLYNPVALAAVHGELARQLQAAGGVGAEAARVAGSAEGGTAQVVMLPQAPAQVPLVLVVDDSITVRRVTQRLLQREGYRVALAADGLQALERLQQERPSVVLSDIEMPRMDGFDLARNIRADASLADLPIIMITSRIAEKHRDHARTLGVNHYLGKPYSEDELLRLVRSYTSEPALAGAV